In Geoalkalibacter sp., the following are encoded in one genomic region:
- a CDS encoding phosphotransacetylase family protein, with the protein MARKIFIAATGQNCGKTTTSISLLHLAREKYARIGFMKPMGPKATVFKGQAVDKDAALMAQVFHLSASLRHMSPVVLQPDTTRRMIDGEIDARALENKIVEAYAELDRSCDFVIIEGAGHTGVGSVLGLSNARIARLLDAPVLMVTGGGVGNVIDAVYLNLALFREQGVEVRGIIANKLVPEKRDQTLDYLRRAFAREPFEVLGGFNYQPVLANPTLRRIARLLDEPLQGNRREAGRIIHHVQIGAASTQRVTELLQESSLLIVTSSRDELLVTLANLYQMPEYRSKLVGLVIPGIIPISKITQKILDRSHIPYLRTTRHTTSGLHNLITEDVSKITAEDREKLDLLRELSGFRFNFDDVDALCAPSQAAIERRA; encoded by the coding sequence ATGGCCCGCAAGATCTTCATCGCCGCCACCGGGCAGAACTGCGGCAAGACCACCACCAGCATTTCCCTGCTGCATCTGGCGCGCGAGAAATACGCCCGCATCGGTTTCATGAAGCCCATGGGCCCCAAGGCCACGGTCTTCAAGGGACAGGCCGTGGACAAGGACGCGGCGCTCATGGCCCAGGTTTTTCATCTGAGCGCAAGCCTGCGCCACATGTCGCCGGTGGTCTTGCAGCCCGACACCACGCGACGCATGATCGACGGCGAAATCGACGCCCGCGCCCTGGAAAATAAAATCGTCGAGGCTTACGCCGAACTCGACCGCAGCTGCGACTTCGTCATCATCGAGGGCGCCGGCCACACGGGGGTGGGCTCGGTGCTCGGGCTGTCCAACGCGCGCATCGCCCGGCTGCTCGATGCTCCGGTGCTCATGGTCACCGGCGGCGGGGTGGGCAACGTCATCGATGCGGTGTACCTCAATCTGGCGCTGTTTCGCGAACAGGGCGTGGAGGTGCGCGGCATCATCGCCAACAAGCTGGTTCCGGAAAAACGCGACCAAACCCTGGACTACCTGCGCCGCGCCTTCGCTCGCGAGCCCTTCGAGGTGCTCGGCGGGTTCAACTACCAGCCGGTGCTGGCCAATCCCACCCTGCGGCGCATCGCGCGCCTGCTCGACGAGCCCCTGCAGGGCAACCGCCGCGAGGCGGGCCGCATCATCCATCACGTGCAAATCGGCGCCGCCTCCACCCAGCGGGTCACGGAACTGCTGCAGGAATCCTCCCTGCTCATCGTCACCAGCAGCCGCGACGAACTGCTGGTGACCCTCGCCAATCTCTATCAGATGCCCGAATACCGCTCCAAACTGGTGGGGCTGGTGATCCCCGGCATCATCCCCATCAGCAAAATCACCCAGAAAATCCTCGACCGCAGTCACATCCCCTACCTGCGCACCACCCGCCACACCACCTCGGGACTGCACAATCTGATCACCGAGGACGTCTCGAAAATCACCGCCGAGGATCGGGAAAAACTCGACCTGCTGCGTGAACTTTCCGGTTTTCGCTTCAACTTCGACGACGTCGACGCCCTCTGCGCCCCCTCGCAAGCCGCAATTGAGCGCCGCGCCTGA